TCCGCTCTCGTCGAGTTGCTGATGCAGCTTCCAGCGATGCGATGCTTCTTCGTAGAATGCCGCGCGCACGTGATTGACGTGCCAGACGCTATCGGACCAGAACGCCGTGCGGGGACGCGATGAAAAAAGCGATATCCCGTCCCAGGTCGGCAGCGGCTTCAGGCCTGCGGCTTCGGCGAGCGTCGGCGCGATGTCGGGTGTCCACGCGGTGCGCTCCTTGTCGATCGGAGGCAGAGGCGTGTCGCTCCAGATTCCCATCGGGATGCGCAGCGTGTCTTCCCACACGTGATTTCCATGCCCGAAGGAATGATGCTCGCCGAGCATCTGCCCGTGGTCGGAGCTGTAGATGACCACGCTGTCGCGCAGATAGCCCTTGGCCTCGAGAATCTTCCAGATTTTCTCGAGGCGCCGGTCGGTCGCGAGCAGGCAATCGTCGTAGCGCTCGGAAAACTGCTGCCAGTCGTCGGGCCCCGGCGGCGAAGTCTCGAATTGTGCTTCGGCCGATTCGAGGTGCGACCAATGCTGCTCCTCGGGCGGCAGCGGGGCGCTCTCGTGCGTACCCATCAGGAACATCATCAGGAAGTCGGGACTGTCGTCGGCCGCGGGCATCTGCGTGAGCCAGTTGACGATCTGCATGTCGTCGTGAAGCGGGATGTTCGGCGCGGACTCGCGCAGATCGTGGTACGTCGTGATCTTCGATCCATACAGCGTGCGAAGCTCGTACCAGTTGTGAATCCCGTTCAGAAAAAGATGGGTGCGGAAACCGTGACGCGCGAAGTACTCGACGATGCCGTAGCTTCGCCCGCTCATCGTTCGCGTGCTGCGGCCCGAGACGATCGATCCGATTCCACCAAGCGATTCGGTGGCTGCCGAATAGGCGACCGGCACTTGCTGCCAGCCGGGGCTCTGCGTCAGCGATTCGAGGAACGGAGTCGTCTTGCGCGCGTATCCGTAAAACGACAGGCGGTCGGGCCGGACACCGTCGCTGACGATCAGCACGACGTGCTTGCGGGTCGGTACGCCGCCGTCGAACGTGCGGCGCAGCTCCTCGTCGCGTTCCCATGCCGCGATCCTCACCGCGGTGGGCGCAAGCGCCGGGTAGAACGTCACCCCGAGAAGGCTGAACAGCGGATCGTCGAAGGCTGCGCCGGCTTTCGACGCGGCGCCGATCCCGCCCGCGGTCGCCAGCATCAGCACGATCATCAGCGCGTGCAGGGCCGGCCTCATGTCGAGCTCGCGCCGCGTGAGGAAATTCACCCAGCTCCGCGCAAGACCGAAGCTCACCACGAGCCAGGCGAAGATCGCGACGGCTGCGCGCCACCCCAGCATGCCTAACAGAGCCGGCATGTTCGGCAGCATGTCGACGACGATGTTGCCGGTGAGGTTCATTCCCCAGTTTCGACGCGCGACCCAGCTTCCGAAACCGGCCCCGAGGAGCAATGCGAAGAGCAGTCCGCTGAAGGTGAGCAGGAAACGGCGGCACCGCGGTTCGTGCCGGGGTCCGACCGCAAGACCGATGGCTGCGATCGTGATCGCAAGCTGTCCGGCCACCGCAACGTCGAACAGGATCGCGCCGTCCGACAGTCCGGTTGTCTGCTTGAGAAAAAGCCCGATCGCGAGAGCGACGAATGCCGGCAATCCGAACGCTGCCAGTATGCAGCGAAGAAGGGCTTTCCCGTTCATGCGTCAGGCGGTGAGCTTGCGGTATTTGATCCTATGCGGCTGGTCGGCGTCCACGCCGAGACGCCGGCGGCGATCGGCCTCGTAGTCCTGGTAGTTGCCTTCGAACCACACCACGCGCGAGTCGCCTTCGAACGCGAGCATGTGGGTCGCGATGCGATCGAGGAACCAGCGATCGTGGCTGATGACGACCGCGCAGCCGGAGAACTCGACGAGCGCTTCCTCGAGCGCGCGCAGCGTGTCGACGTCGAGATCGTTGGTCGGCTCGTCGAGCAGCAGCAGGTTACCGCCGGCCTTGAGCAGCTTGGCAAGATGCAGCCGGTTGCGCTCGCCGCCCGAAAGGACCTTGACCTTTTTCTGCTGGTCGTTGCCCTTGATGTTGAACGACGCGGCGTACGCGCGCGAGTTCACCTGGCGCTTGCCCACCATGACGAATTCCTTGCCGCCGTCGCTGATCTCCTCCCACGCGGTGCGCTCTCCGTCGAGCGCGTCGCGCGACTGGTCGACGTACGAGAGCAGTACGGTGTCGCCGATCGTCAGCGTTCCCGCATCGGGCTTTTCGCTGCCGGTGATCATGCGGAACAGCGTCGTCTTGCCGGCGCCGTTGGCGCCGATGACGCCGACGATTCCGCCGCGCGGCAGCATGAAGTCGAGCCCGTCGAAAAGCAGGTTCTCGCCGTACGCTTTGCGCAGGCCTTTGGCGTCGACCACCACGTCGCCGAGACGCGGCCCCGGCGGGATCACGATGCGCCCGCTCTCGGCAGCGGCCTGAGCTTTCTCATGCTCGCTGACGAGCGATTCGTACTGGCTGACGCGCGCCTTGCTCTTGGCCTGGCGTGCGCGCGGCGACATGCGGACCCACTCGAGCTCGCGGGCAAGCGTGCGCTGGCGGCTCGACGCTTCCTTTTCTTCCTGAGCGAGGCGTTTCTGTTTCTGCTCGAGCCACGACGAGTAATTGCCTTCCCACGGAATGCCTTCGCCGCGGTCGAGCTCGAGGATCCAGCCGGCAACGTTGTCGAGGAAGTAGCGGTCGTGCGTGACGGCGACGACGGTGCCCTTGTACTCGGACAGGAACCGTTCGAGCCATGCGACCGACTCGGCGTCGAGATGGTTGGTCGGCTCGTCGAGGAGCAGGATGTCGGGCTGCTTGAGCAGCAGCTGGCAGAGGGCAACGCGGCGGCGCTCGCCGCCCGAGAGTGTGGCGATCCTCGCATCCGCCGGCGGCACGCGAAGCGCATCCATCGCGATTTCGAGATGGCGATCGAGCTCCCACGCGTCGGCGGCGTCGATGGCGTCCTGGACGCGGCCCTGCTCAGCCAGAAGCTTGTCCATCTCCGCGTCGGACATGGGCTCGGCGAATCGTGCCGAGATCTCCTCGAAACGGGTCAGCAGCGCCCGGGTCGATGCGACGCCTTCCTCTACGCATTCGAGGACCGTGCGCTCGGGATCGAGGGCGGGCTCCTGGGCCAGCATGCCGATCGAGACGCCGTCGGCGACGATGGTCTCGCCCGCGAACTCCTTGTCGATCCCGGCCATGATCCGAAGGAGCGTGCTCTTGCCGGAGCCGTTAAGGCCGAGCACGCCGATCTTCGCTCCGTCGTAAAAGGACAGCCACATCCCCTTGAGGATCTCGCGGCCCTGCGGCGTCATCTTCCGGACGCCCTTCATGTTGTAGATGATCTGCGGCATGACCGCCCCGATTAGCGGGGGCACCTCGCAAGGTCCACACGGCCCGGCGGCGGCGCAGTTGGTTTTCGGCGCCGCTCCCAACTATCTTGCGTTGCAGTTCACCAAGAGCCTTTCGATCCCACCTCGTTCCCAGGAGATGTTCATGATTCAGCGAATCCTCGCCCCGCTTGCCGTTGCGCTCACTCTCGCGCTGCCTTTTTCCGTCCTTCTGCAACCGCGTGCCGCGATGGCCGACGACGGCTCACCGACGGACGTCGTCGCCACCATCGGCGACCAGAACATTACGCGCGCCGAGCTCGACAAAGCCGTCAAGTCCCAGATGATCGAGCTCGACAACCAGCGCTACGAAATCCTCGAGCAGGGTCTCAACAACCTCGTCTCCGAAAAGGTCCTGACGATGGACGCCAAGGAGAAAGGAAAGACCCTCGAGGAGTACCAGAAGGAGCTGCTGTCGGCTCCGGTCGACGAGCCGAGCGCGGAGCAGGTCCAGAAGATCTACGACGAGAACAAGGACCAGCCCGGCATCGACGGCAAGCCGCTCGATGAGGTCAAGGGCCGCATCGTCGAGTACCTGAAGAAGCAGCAGCGCGTGCAGAAGGTGCAGACCCTGCTCACCGACCTCAAGAAGAAGTACAACGCGACCGTCAAGATGGAGCGTCCGGTCGTTGCGGTCACCGACGGCGGCAGGATGTCGCGCGGCGGCGGCCCGTCGGCGCCGGTCACGATCATCGCGTTCTCCGACTACGAGTGCCCGTACTGCAAGAGCGCCGAGCCGACCATCCAGCAGGTCATCGCGGCCTACGGCGACAAGGTCCGTTACGTGCACCGCGACTATCCGCTCCCGTTCCACAAGTTCGCACGCAAGGCGGCCGAGACCGCGCGCTGCGCCGGAGAACAGGGAAAGTTCTGGGAAGTGCACGATGCGCTGTACAAGGCCGCCCTGTCGGATGAAGCCATCGACTCGGCGGTCGCCACGCTCGGCGTGGACAAGACCAAGCTCGCGGCGTGCCTCGACGCCGGAACGGCCAAGAAGATGGTGGACGAGGACATGGAGGCCGGCGGCGACATCGGTGTCTCCGGCACGCCCACGTTCTACATCAACGGGCACCAGATGGTCGGGCCGCAATCGCTCGACGGCTTCAAGCAGATCATCGACGCCGAGCTGGCCAAGGCCGGCAAGAGCTGAGCAATCACGCGCGCGCCGCTTCCTTTCCTTGCGGGAAGGAAGCGGCGCGGGTCGTTCGTCGGTCCGCGAAGCGCAGCGCGTTCGCCAGTCATCGAACCCGGCTTACATCTGACTGTTCGATCACGGCCCGCGCCCCTGCCTCACAAGGAATCCACGTCATGCCCCGCATCGTATGTCTCGACCTCGAAGGCGTTCTCGTGCCCGAGGTGTGGATCGCGTTCGCCGAAAAAACGGGAATTCCCGAGCTGAGACGCACGACGCGCGACGAACCCGACTACGACAAGCTGATGCGCGGCCGCATCGCGATCCTCGACCAGCACAAGCTCACGTTGCCGGACATCCAGGACGTGATCGCGACGCTGAAGCCGCTCGACGGCGCCGTGGAGTTTCTCGAGGAGCTGCGCGCGAAGACCCAGGTCGTCATCCTGAGCGATACGTTCTACCAGTTTGCGGCGCCGCTGATGCGACAGCTCGGCTGGCCGACGCTGCTGTGCCACGAGCTGGTCGTCGAGGATTCCGGGCGCGTTGCCGACTACCGCCTGCGCATCGCCGACGGCAAGAAGAAAGCCGTCGCGGCGCTTCAGGAGCTCGCGTTCACCGTGCATGCCGCCGGTGACAGCTACAACGACACGGCGATGCTCGGTCAGGCCGACCGCGGGATCCTGTTCTCGTGCCCCGACAACGTCGCGCGCGAGTTCCCGCAGTTCCGGCGCACCGACACGTACGAAGACCTGATGGACGCGCTGCTCTCCTGAACCGGCACGGCCGTCGCGGAACGCAACCGGTTACGCGGCGTTTCGCCGAACCAGCAGCTCGCCCAGCCGTTCGGGCCGCTCGTCGCCGCGATCGATGGCTTCGCACAGCGCCGCCACGCGAACGATTTCTTCCGGAGTCCAGCCTGCGCCGAGGCGATCGGCAAGCTCCGCCGCATCGGAGCCGCGCTCCTCGCTCCACCATCGTGACATCAGCGTGAGCCAGGGCACCATCGGTCCGGACGCCTGCGGCATCTGCTTTTCGAGATCGACGCAGACCACACCCTGGCCGCGCGTGGCGCGCATCGTGTCCTGGTCGATGCGGTCGGTAATCGTCACCTTCACGCCGCGCGACGGGCTGAAACGAAACCCGGCGCAAGCGTCGATGCCCGAGCGCAGCGATGCGGGAATCATTCGCAGCGCATCTTCGAGAAGCTCGGGCGCATCCGTGCCGGCGGCAATGACGCACGCCTGATCGGCAAGCAGCAGCGACGCCGTGGCGGCCGCCGCGGAAACCGCACGCGCTCCGCGCGCGGCGGGTGATCCGGAGCCAACGCGTGCAATCGCGACTCGCGCAAGCGGTGAGCCGCCGAGCGGCTGCTTCAGCTCGGGCGCTGCCGCCAGCGCCGCGCGAATCTCGCTGATGTGAAGCCCGTGCGCGCAGGCTTCGGCGGCGTCGCATACGAGGAAATCGGTCCACACGCGTCCGCCGCCGCGGCGGGTATGTTCCGCGCCGGCGACGCGAGTAAATCCCCAGCCCGCGCGTCCGCTGATCTGAAGATGAAACTGGATGATCCCGTGCGGCGGATCCTCGGCTGCCGCGGAAGGGCTGGAGGTCGCAACGGCTGGCGTAGACGGCGGCACGGATGCGGCCGCTGCCGCGGCAAGCGTTCTCGTTCCGGTGCGGGCTTTGGCCGGCGCGGCGGTCAGCGAATCATGCGACGGCGCGCGGCGGGTCAGCTCCTGGCGTTCTTCCGGACGCAGCCCTGCGCTCCACGCCACGAGCCGGTAGCCCTCGCCGGTTCGCGAAGGCAGGGACGTGAAGATTGTGCGATCGCACTGGAGCATTTCTGCTCCGGCGGCGGCGCCTACATCCTGGAGATCAACCACTCGAACGGTTCCAGGATGCCCTGCAGCGAGGTGTGAAGAGGGATCGGCCTTGCGAAGTCGAGGCCTTCCTCGTCGGCGCCGGTCGCATAGGCGAGCGAGCCGACCGAGCTGCAGGCGAAGTATTCGATCGTCTGGAAGCGGCTCTCGCACAGGTTCCACAGCCGGTTGAGACTGCCCTGCACGAAACGCCGCGTGTCATCGAAGCTCTCCGGACAGTGGTCGGCCTTGCACAGCACCACCGCGATCGGCGTCTGCACCTTGGCGTCGCGCTTGGTCTGAAACAGCGAGTCGATGTAGCTCATCATCTTGAGCGCGAAGAAGTCCGGCCGCGATGCGCCGTTGGCGGCGAGCGCCGCATCGACGAGCAGCATCGCACCGGCCGACTTGGTCAGCAGGCTGCGGATCACGCGGTAGGTTGCAGGGCTTGCGATCTCGGCGGCGAGCGACTCGCCGGCCAGGTCGGGCATCACGAGGTCGTACCATTTCGAGCGGCGGCCGCCGGCTTTGCGCGCCTGGTAGTACGCCCAGTTCCAGCGGTCGGGCTCCATCGCGGTCTTCGACGGGAACTGGCGCTGCGTCATGCTCGCGACGACGTTCTGCTGCAGGTCGACGCTGTAGGCGCCCTTCGGAATCGCCTCGAACTCGTTCGCCCGCTGCGAGAGCATGTCGAGAAGGAACCCGAGATAGACGGTCTTGCCGACGTTGCTGTCGCCGAGCACGCTGATGATCTGCGGGGCCCTGCCCTGCGTGACCGAATCGTGAACCAGCGCCATCGGCGCCGAGCACTCGCTGCAGACGACGACGTCCATCGTGTTGAGCGCGTCGCAGATCATGCAGCGAAGCTGCGGATCACCGGGGTCTGCCTGCATCCATCCCATCTGGTTTTTCCTCTGCCTGCGTCAGGACTCGCGGCGGCCGGCGTCCAGGACGCAGCGGAAGCCGACATTGTGCGTGCGCGCGAGGCACGCGAGACCGGTGCGGAAATGACTCGTGGCCTGGCTCGAGAAGTACGTGTCGAACGCTCCGCCGCGAATCGCCTTGAGCAGCATGTCGCCGACGATCGGGCGTCCTTTCTCGTCGGTCATCTCGAGGTCCGACGCCGTCCACTCCCAGACGTTGCCGATCAGCTGCAGCACGCCGTTCGGCGCCGCGCCTTCGGCGTACGCTCCG
The genomic region above belongs to Candidatus Limnocylindrales bacterium and contains:
- a CDS encoding sulfatase-like hydrolase/transferase — protein: MNGKALLRCILAAFGLPAFVALAIGLFLKQTTGLSDGAILFDVAVAGQLAITIAAIGLAVGPRHEPRCRRFLLTFSGLLFALLLGAGFGSWVARRNWGMNLTGNIVVDMLPNMPALLGMLGWRAAVAIFAWLVVSFGLARSWVNFLTRRELDMRPALHALMIVLMLATAGGIGAASKAGAAFDDPLFSLLGVTFYPALAPTAVRIAAWERDEELRRTFDGGVPTRKHVVLIVSDGVRPDRLSFYGYARKTTPFLESLTQSPGWQQVPVAYSAATESLGGIGSIVSGRSTRTMSGRSYGIVEYFARHGFRTHLFLNGIHNWYELRTLYGSKITTYHDLRESAPNIPLHDDMQIVNWLTQMPAADDSPDFLMMFLMGTHESAPLPPEEQHWSHLESAEAQFETSPPGPDDWQQFSERYDDCLLATDRRLEKIWKILEAKGYLRDSVVIYSSDHGQMLGEHHSFGHGNHVWEDTLRIPMGIWSDTPLPPIDKERTAWTPDIAPTLAEAAGLKPLPTWDGISLFSSRPRTAFWSDSVWHVNHVRAAFYEEASHRWKLHQQLDESGTPISQQLFDVASDASETVDRIAQADPQLLARLQEIASSDGTSATQR
- the ettA gene encoding energy-dependent translational throttle protein EttA, whose translation is MPPLIGAVMPQIIYNMKGVRKMTPQGREILKGMWLSFYDGAKIGVLGLNGSGKSTLLRIMAGIDKEFAGETIVADGVSIGMLAQEPALDPERTVLECVEEGVASTRALLTRFEEISARFAEPMSDAEMDKLLAEQGRVQDAIDAADAWELDRHLEIAMDALRVPPADARIATLSGGERRRVALCQLLLKQPDILLLDEPTNHLDAESVAWLERFLSEYKGTVVAVTHDRYFLDNVAGWILELDRGEGIPWEGNYSSWLEQKQKRLAQEEKEASSRQRTLARELEWVRMSPRARQAKSKARVSQYESLVSEHEKAQAAAESGRIVIPPGPRLGDVVVDAKGLRKAYGENLLFDGLDFMLPRGGIVGVIGANGAGKTTLFRMITGSEKPDAGTLTIGDTVLLSYVDQSRDALDGERTAWEEISDGGKEFVMVGKRQVNSRAYAASFNIKGNDQQKKVKVLSGGERNRLHLAKLLKAGGNLLLLDEPTNDLDVDTLRALEEALVEFSGCAVVISHDRWFLDRIATHMLAFEGDSRVVWFEGNYQDYEADRRRRLGVDADQPHRIKYRKLTA
- a CDS encoding thioredoxin domain-containing protein is translated as MIQRILAPLAVALTLALPFSVLLQPRAAMADDGSPTDVVATIGDQNITRAELDKAVKSQMIELDNQRYEILEQGLNNLVSEKVLTMDAKEKGKTLEEYQKELLSAPVDEPSAEQVQKIYDENKDQPGIDGKPLDEVKGRIVEYLKKQQRVQKVQTLLTDLKKKYNATVKMERPVVAVTDGGRMSRGGGPSAPVTIIAFSDYECPYCKSAEPTIQQVIAAYGDKVRYVHRDYPLPFHKFARKAAETARCAGEQGKFWEVHDALYKAALSDEAIDSAVATLGVDKTKLAACLDAGTAKKMVDEDMEAGGDIGVSGTPTFYINGHQMVGPQSLDGFKQIIDAELAKAGKS
- the thrH gene encoding bifunctional phosphoserine phosphatase/homoserine phosphotransferase ThrH — translated: MPRIVCLDLEGVLVPEVWIAFAEKTGIPELRRTTRDEPDYDKLMRGRIAILDQHKLTLPDIQDVIATLKPLDGAVEFLEELRAKTQVVILSDTFYQFAAPLMRQLGWPTLLCHELVVEDSGRVADYRLRIADGKKKAVAALQELAFTVHAAGDSYNDTAMLGQADRGILFSCPDNVAREFPQFRRTDTYEDLMDALLS